In Zingiber officinale cultivar Zhangliang chromosome 3B, Zo_v1.1, whole genome shotgun sequence, a single window of DNA contains:
- the LOC121967796 gene encoding RNA-directed DNA methylation 4-like isoform X2, translated as MSGASPASTSMAPPPTSASMTPPPTSTPMTPPPNSVVVKPVIVRVKRKASQARIDGFWLEINEKPLKKPFLDLESLSISDSDTKKEVLATKKMLVHHLETVGQSQSIKDALHSVLQSSNNTQEEFKRRSKERRSLLKADKKHDQLLSVARKEHEDLARSARFEQIWKRRRSIDVEESSLREVYHLYDVVQVDAEDETRRKQKPIHAPDGDAAVLHNYLPLIREFLPEAAEEIEHEIETTEDNFVYDLYTVGYNMGTGTDTSEYPLVQVDDDECYDDPLQSDYESDDSNAEDNPRNDYPDEESSEDVENEDPFIDLEDSNSDYEQEEIYREEEDGENWRWEYR; from the exons ATGTCCGGTGCTTCTCCAGCCTCAACCTCCATGGCTCCTCCGCCGACCTCAGCCTCCATGACTCCTCCGCCGACCTCAACTCCAATGACTCCTCCGCCGAATTCGGTTGTCGTAAAGCCGGTGATTGTCAGGGTTAAGAGGAAGGCTTCCCAAGCTAGAATTGACGGCTTCT GGTTGGAGATTAATGAAAAACCGCTTAAGAAACCATTCTTGGATCTTGAAAGTCTCTCTATATCTGATTCCGACACAAAAAAAG AGGTGCTTGCGACTAAAAAAATGTTGGTTCACCATCTTGAGACAGTTGGACAGTCCCAGTCTATTAAAGATGCGTTGCATTCTGTTCTG CAATCTTCGAATAATACACAAGAGGAGTTTAAGAGGAGATCTAAGGAGCGTAGAAGTTTGCTTAAAGCCGATAAG AAACATGATCAATTGCTGTCTGTGGCTAGGAAAGAGCATGAG GATCTTGCTAGAAGTGCCCGATTTGAACAAATATGGAAGAGAAGGCGAAGCATAGATGTAGAAGAAAGCTCTTTGCGTGAAGTATATCATCTATATGATGTTGTTCAAGTCGATGCTGAGGATGAAACTCGCCGAAAGCAAAAGCCCAT ACATGCTCCTGACGGTGATGCTGCAGTTTTGCACAACTATTTGCCACTTATAAGAGAATTCCTTCCAGAAGCTGCTGAAGAGATTGAACATGAAATAGAGACTACCGAAG ACAACTTTGTTTATGACTTGTACACTGTCGGCTACAATATGGGCACAGGCACGGATACATCGGAGTATCCACT TGTGCAGGTTGATGATGATGAGTGTTACGATGACCCACTACAATCAGATTATGAGAGTGACGATTCAAATG CCGAGGACAATCCAAGGAATGATTATCCTGATGAAGAGTCATCGGAAGATGTTGAGAATGAAGACCCTTTCATTGACTTGGAAGATTCCAATTCAGATTATGAACAAGAAGAAATTTATCGTGAAGAGGAAGATGGAGAGAACTGGAGATGGGAATATCGTTGA
- the LOC121967796 gene encoding RNA-directed DNA methylation 4-like isoform X1 gives MSGASPASTSMAPPPTSASMTPPPTSTPMTPPPNSVVVKPVIVRVKRKASQARIDGFWLEINEKPLKKPFLDLESLSISDSDTKKEVLATKKMLVHHLETVGQSQSIKDALHSVLQQSSNNTQEEFKRRSKERRSLLKADKKHDQLLSVARKEHEDLARSARFEQIWKRRRSIDVEESSLREVYHLYDVVQVDAEDETRRKQKPIHAPDGDAAVLHNYLPLIREFLPEAAEEIEHEIETTEDNFVYDLYTVGYNMGTGTDTSEYPLVQVDDDECYDDPLQSDYESDDSNAEDNPRNDYPDEESSEDVENEDPFIDLEDSNSDYEQEEIYREEEDGENWRWEYR, from the exons ATGTCCGGTGCTTCTCCAGCCTCAACCTCCATGGCTCCTCCGCCGACCTCAGCCTCCATGACTCCTCCGCCGACCTCAACTCCAATGACTCCTCCGCCGAATTCGGTTGTCGTAAAGCCGGTGATTGTCAGGGTTAAGAGGAAGGCTTCCCAAGCTAGAATTGACGGCTTCT GGTTGGAGATTAATGAAAAACCGCTTAAGAAACCATTCTTGGATCTTGAAAGTCTCTCTATATCTGATTCCGACACAAAAAAAG AGGTGCTTGCGACTAAAAAAATGTTGGTTCACCATCTTGAGACAGTTGGACAGTCCCAGTCTATTAAAGATGCGTTGCATTCTGTTCTG CAGCAATCTTCGAATAATACACAAGAGGAGTTTAAGAGGAGATCTAAGGAGCGTAGAAGTTTGCTTAAAGCCGATAAG AAACATGATCAATTGCTGTCTGTGGCTAGGAAAGAGCATGAG GATCTTGCTAGAAGTGCCCGATTTGAACAAATATGGAAGAGAAGGCGAAGCATAGATGTAGAAGAAAGCTCTTTGCGTGAAGTATATCATCTATATGATGTTGTTCAAGTCGATGCTGAGGATGAAACTCGCCGAAAGCAAAAGCCCAT ACATGCTCCTGACGGTGATGCTGCAGTTTTGCACAACTATTTGCCACTTATAAGAGAATTCCTTCCAGAAGCTGCTGAAGAGATTGAACATGAAATAGAGACTACCGAAG ACAACTTTGTTTATGACTTGTACACTGTCGGCTACAATATGGGCACAGGCACGGATACATCGGAGTATCCACT TGTGCAGGTTGATGATGATGAGTGTTACGATGACCCACTACAATCAGATTATGAGAGTGACGATTCAAATG CCGAGGACAATCCAAGGAATGATTATCCTGATGAAGAGTCATCGGAAGATGTTGAGAATGAAGACCCTTTCATTGACTTGGAAGATTCCAATTCAGATTATGAACAAGAAGAAATTTATCGTGAAGAGGAAGATGGAGAGAACTGGAGATGGGAATATCGTTGA